The proteins below come from a single Chryseobacterium bernardetii genomic window:
- the gldB gene encoding gliding motility lipoprotein GldB: MKIFRYIAVSSVLIAGLNSCKKEPENQWKIEVKDTTEKIEMTDISREFYNPAIPLDQFKAKFPWFQGTVSDADFSKRRADAEEIKIYKEAIGKIDQAKLQKDLQDLFSHIKHYFPQFKSPKVYLFSSALQMVQDPIFYDEKGNLLFIDITGFMGDGNAHYKGLELYFQKSMNPQNIVPKVSLLFAENIVTESPDHQKFIDQVILNGKVMILQDAFLPDTPDYLKMNYTRKQYEWATYNEANIWNYFVESNLLFGDDPRLGERFIAPGPFSKFYTEIDNESSPQIGIFTGWQICKAYLKEKPDTKLTAFLKMDATQIFNESGYKPRVTK; the protein is encoded by the coding sequence ATGAAGATTTTCAGATATATTGCCGTTTCTTCTGTTTTAATTGCTGGGCTTAACTCCTGTAAAAAAGAGCCTGAAAACCAATGGAAAATAGAGGTAAAAGATACCACAGAAAAAATTGAAATGACGGATATTTCTAGGGAATTTTACAATCCGGCTATTCCCTTAGATCAGTTTAAAGCTAAGTTTCCATGGTTCCAGGGAACCGTTTCTGATGCTGATTTCTCTAAAAGAAGAGCGGATGCGGAAGAGATCAAAATTTATAAGGAAGCAATAGGGAAAATAGATCAGGCCAAACTGCAGAAAGATCTTCAGGATTTATTTTCACATATCAAACATTACTTCCCACAGTTTAAGAGCCCAAAGGTATACCTGTTTTCATCAGCACTGCAAATGGTTCAGGATCCTATCTTTTATGATGAAAAAGGGAATCTTTTATTTATTGATATTACCGGATTTATGGGTGATGGCAATGCTCATTACAAAGGATTGGAGCTTTACTTCCAGAAATCTATGAACCCACAGAATATTGTTCCTAAGGTTTCCCTTCTCTTTGCCGAAAATATTGTAACCGAATCTCCGGATCATCAGAAATTCATAGACCAGGTAATTCTTAACGGAAAAGTAATGATCCTTCAGGATGCTTTCCTTCCGGACACTCCAGATTACCTGAAAATGAATTACACCCGAAAACAATATGAATGGGCCACTTACAATGAAGCCAATATCTGGAATTATTTTGTGGAAAGCAATCTGTTATTCGGAGATGATCCAAGATTGGGAGAACGTTTTATTGCTCCGGGGCCATTCTCAAAGTTCTATACTGAAATAGACAATGAGTCTTCCCCACAGATCGGTATTTTTACGGGATGGCAGATCTGTAAAGCCTATCTGAAGGAAAAGCCGGATACAAAACTTACAGCCTTCCTGAAAATGGATGCTACGCAAATTTTTAACGAATCCGGTTATAAACCCCGTGTAACAAAATAA
- a CDS encoding leucine-rich repeat domain-containing protein, producing the protein MRKSSSLNKNLEKAVIENFDLNKDEAISQSEADAVNNLFLVQKGITSIEDLHFFNNVKMVMLDDNAISSVILKDMDKLNLFSCTGCKIVSFKAENLKNLTSLYIDNNLLETISLKATPKIDQLTLSLNQLKTIDLSQLKNLRRLNVEHNKIQHIDISGNVALQTLNISGNKIKEENIKKGLKTDVTIFGTNE; encoded by the coding sequence ATGCGCAAAAGCTCGAGTTTAAATAAGAATCTTGAAAAGGCTGTTATTGAAAACTTTGATTTAAATAAGGACGAGGCAATCAGCCAGTCTGAAGCAGACGCTGTAAACAACCTGTTTTTGGTTCAAAAAGGCATTACTTCCATAGAGGATCTGCACTTTTTTAACAACGTAAAAATGGTAATGCTGGATGATAACGCAATTTCTTCCGTTATTCTGAAAGATATGGACAAACTGAATCTGTTTTCATGCACAGGATGTAAAATAGTATCATTTAAAGCCGAAAATCTTAAAAACCTCACTTCTTTGTATATTGATAATAATCTTTTGGAGACTATTTCCCTGAAAGCAACACCGAAAATTGACCAATTAACATTATCTTTAAATCAGCTAAAAACAATCGATCTGTCTCAGCTTAAAAATTTAAGGAGACTGAATGTAGAGCATAATAAAATCCAGCACATTGATATTTCCGGAAATGTGGCTCTACAGACCTTAAATATAAGCGGAAATAAAATAAAAGAAGAAAATATTAAAAAAGGGTTAAAGACAGATGTTACCATTTTTGGAACCAATGAATAA
- a CDS encoding GNAT family N-acetyltransferase encodes MKIETQRLILRKLEEEDAERIFLMDSNPDVMKYIGTPVSTDLEESKYIIRMIQQQYKENGVGRLGVIEKESGLLIGWSGLKLLTKETNGHQNVLELGYRFLPESWGKGYAMEAGIASLDYGFNELNADAIYAYAHSEHEVSNYILTKLGFEKTGEFEEPDGICFWYELKREKYI; translated from the coding sequence ATGAAAATAGAAACTCAAAGACTCATTTTAAGGAAACTTGAAGAAGAAGATGCAGAACGTATTTTCCTTATGGATTCTAATCCTGATGTGATGAAATATATCGGAACACCGGTGTCAACAGACCTTGAAGAATCTAAGTACATCATCAGGATGATCCAACAACAATATAAAGAGAATGGAGTAGGAAGATTAGGTGTGATTGAAAAAGAAAGTGGATTACTGATAGGCTGGAGCGGCTTGAAACTATTAACCAAAGAAACTAATGGTCACCAGAATGTTCTGGAACTGGGATATCGCTTCTTACCCGAATCCTGGGGAAAAGGTTATGCTATGGAAGCTGGGATTGCTTCTCTGGATTATGGATTTAATGAATTGAATGCAGATGCTATTTATGCCTACGCCCATTCTGAACATGAAGTTTCCAACTATATTTTAACAAAACTGGGATTTGAGAAAACAGGCGAATTTGAAGAACCGGACGGTATTTGTTTCTGGTATGAATTGAAACGTGAAAAATATATTTAA
- a CDS encoding GNAT family N-acetyltransferase: MITIRQEEEKDYKEVFKLTEEAFRDIEHSDHKEHFLVEKLRKSEAFIPELSLVAENGNGILAGHILFTKLIVENGSETFESLALAPVSVKPEFQNQGVGGQLIQEGHRIARKLGYQSVILIGHENYYPKFGYKKTSNFGISFPFEIPEANGMAVELVKDGLKNRKGMVKYPREFGID; the protein is encoded by the coding sequence ATGATAACAATAAGACAGGAAGAGGAAAAAGATTATAAGGAAGTCTTTAAACTTACGGAAGAAGCCTTCAGAGATATTGAACATAGTGATCATAAAGAGCATTTTCTTGTTGAAAAGTTAAGGAAATCTGAGGCATTTATTCCGGAGCTATCTTTGGTTGCTGAAAACGGAAATGGCATTCTTGCCGGACATATTCTGTTTACAAAATTAATTGTTGAGAATGGTTCAGAAACATTCGAATCATTGGCACTGGCTCCTGTTTCAGTAAAACCTGAGTTTCAAAACCAGGGAGTTGGAGGTCAGTTAATTCAGGAAGGGCATCGTATTGCCCGCAAGTTAGGATACCAATCGGTGATACTGATTGGACATGAAAATTATTATCCGAAGTTTGGTTACAAAAAAACAAGTAATTTTGGGATCTCATTTCCGTTTGAGATTCCGGAAGCAAATGGCATGGCAGTTGAGCTGGTAAAAGACGGATTAAAAAATAGAAAAGGGATGGTGAAATATCCCAGAGAATTTGGAATAGACTAA